Proteins found in one Brevibacillus brevis genomic segment:
- a CDS encoding DMT family transporter, translated as MITNREKISELASGNIYEWFNAQASTKLGLWQTNAIVHAVGFLVSFSIFLYVRDGDWKSIGEVNKVYLLGGVFGALIVFSVMKGITSIGPAYAVSILLISQLLVALLIDSLGLFGVQKVPITLNKIIGIGIMIAGVVVFKLK; from the coding sequence ATTATCACAAATCGAGAAAAAATCAGTGAGCTTGCGAGCGGAAACATCTATGAGTGGTTCAACGCGCAAGCCAGTACAAAGCTCGGACTGTGGCAAACCAATGCGATTGTTCATGCGGTAGGCTTTCTTGTATCGTTCTCGATCTTTCTCTACGTTCGTGATGGCGATTGGAAAAGCATCGGGGAAGTGAACAAAGTATATTTGCTTGGAGGCGTTTTCGGGGCGCTGATCGTTTTTAGTGTGATGAAAGGCATTACGTCCATCGGGCCTGCATATGCCGTATCGATTCTGCTCATCTCCCAATTGCTCGTCGCTCTGCTCATTGATTCACTCGGCCTGTTCGGTGTGCAGAAGGTCCCGATCACCTTGAACAAGATCATCGGAATCGGCATCATGATCGCAGGCGTAGTCGTTTTCAAACTCAAATAA